TTTTAATGATGTGGATTTTCTAACTATATAAATAagctattattatttttattgttttttgctactttttatgcttttaaggcttatatatgcatatatatatgcacagaCATGAAATTCTTGGGATAAAATGCATTCTGCCTTCTGCCTTTTACATTACTTTGTCACTTGGTATTATACTATTCTGCTGCAAATGCTTGTCAATTCTTTCAGGTTGCAGATGTAAAAAAGAACATAGAAACTGTTCAAGGGGCTGATGTTTATCCTGCTGCACAACAAATGCTTATCTTTAAGGGAAAAGTTCTTAAAGATGACACGACACTGGCTGAAAACAGTGTCAATGAAAATAGCTTTATTGTGATCATGTTGACAAAGGTGAGTTTGGTTACAGTATCctgatttttatgtttgtaaTCTTTCATCTAACTTGTTCTAACTTTTCTGAACTTTGTCCTAATAAACGCCTAACtgacataattatttttcacacTGCTGTTGAACTTGAAAGTTATCTTAGATATAACTTATGATGGAGTGTtgtatcattatatatatattttttttgaaatctgGTTGTTGCTTTCCTTTAGGTGcatcttaaaaatcaaatttttgctAAACTAGAAAATTTTCTTTGCACTATTTTTCGACCTCTTACTTGTATTgtatcttaatttatttttcatgacTGTCATTTTCATACTAATAATGTCCTTTTTGCTTAAATAAACTAGAATAAGGGTGCATCTGGTGAGTGTTCAACTGCTTCAACAGCTCCTACAAAGAAAGTAAGATTATAATTTTGCTACCTCTCTTACTGCTACTTGCATGCATTTTTAGCTACATTTCTAAAGGCATTTGTGATTGATATAACATGAAAAGCTTTGGGGTTCTGTTTTTGCCGTGATGGTAGGTGTTCTTTACTTCAATGCTATGAACTAGAACTTGAAGTGATAGTCAAGCATCTTGAGCAAATATACTTTGTATACGAGTAGATCATCTAAAAAGTTATAGGTAGCAAATAGAATGCTTTTAAGATTTTGGGTTTATAGATATAGCCCAGGTTTGAGTTGTTTTGAGTCCAACTGATAGATATGTTACACTATTGAGCTACAAACATAATGCATAATTTGGAGTTTGAGTTGGTGTTATTACCAAATTCAACACCTTAAATGTTTGAGTTAGTCACATAATGTCTGTTTTCCCCCCACTATACAATCTTTAGGGTATGTTGCTTCTGAAAACCATGCCTGTTTGCAAAGATTATTGTTGAGTAAGTAGTGATTTTTGATTCTTTGTAGGCTCCTGAGGCAAGTAGTCTGCCAACAGCTACAGTACCAGCTTCGACTGCACCTGTTGTGACGTCTGCTGCGTAAGTCCCGCTATTCAACACTTTTGGTCAGATACAGCACCTTTGCAATTGATTAATTGCTTATTAATTTCTTATTCAGGGCTGCACCTCCCGCTGAATCTGCTCCTGTTGCTTCAAGTACTCCTCTGTGAGTAACTTATTCTTGATAGTAACTTTCATGCTTCTAATTTGAAGGACAGAAGCTTGCATTTGATTTAATCGAATTGCTTTTAGTAGGAGAGATCTTGgtttttttccttgttttccTTTGCATAATTGTAATATCTTGAATAATGTCTTTGGAAACAGGTCAGATTCTGATGTTTATGGCCAAACAGCATCTAATTTGGTTGCAGGGAGTAACTTCGAGGGAACAATCCAACAAATTCTTGACATGGGTGGAGGGACCTGGGACAGGGACACTGTTGTCCGCGCCCTTCGCGCTGCTTATAATAACCCAGAGAGAGCTGTTGAATATTTGTATTCTGTAAGTACCTTCCTTGTATCTTGAAGAATATGTGCTTTCTTCTGTGCTTCTAGTTGCTGTTGTTTTATTATTCTCCTTAATGTAGTTGCTGTTGAATATATTTGCTTTCTTCTGCCCTCTCCCCTcctcccccaaaaaaaaaaaaaaattgtaaacagGAATGTTGGATTTCTATCATATGGTGTCTTAAATTTTCCCCCCTTGGGAATGGTGggttttgatgatattttatactgcacccttttcttttcttctttttagttttcaacTAAAACAAGCATTCATTTGTTTCCTAAGCTGCATCTCATCTTGTCATAAATTATTGTTGCAAATACTAGGGCATCCCTGAGCAAGCTGACGCTACACCTGTGGCCCATGCTCCTGTAGTTGGGCAAACCACTAGCCCTGCAGAACCACCTCAACAGCCTGCACAAATGGCAGCTATTCCTACAAGTGGACCAAATTCAAATCCATTAGACCTCTTTCCCCAGGTAAAATTGTCATGCGGTAGacatttgataaatttgatgATGGGCAAATGAACCAGTGACTTGATTTCCTTTTATTGATACAGGGCCTTCCGAACATGGGTGCAAGTGGTGCTGGGGCTGGCTCTCTTGATTTTTTACGGAACAGTCCACAGGTCTCTCTCTTTCTCATTTGGTTATATATGGGCTTGTTAGCATGACTGTCATGTAAATACCTACCTAGGACTACACTCAGTTTGCAATTCTCTTTTCAGTTTCAAGCTTTGCGAGCGATGGTGCAAGCCAACCCACAAATATTGCAGGTTATTCTCTGGTCCCTTGTTTCCCCTCTTCAATCTTCATGTGtgtgtttcattttcttttcttcttccttttttcctttCACCTTTCCTCAATGTctccctttttatatttttggcaGCCTATGCTTCAAGAGTTGGGGAAACAAAATCCTAATCTAGTGAGACTTATTCAAGAGCATCAGGGTGACTTTCTTCGCCTGATCAATGAACCTGCTGAAGGTGGAGAGGGGTGAGTTTGTTGTTTTTAGTTGCTCATTTCTTGAACTTATATACTGCATGTATATCAAGTGCTTATTTGACATTCCTGTTGTAAAGAAACATTTTGGGGCAATTAGCTGAGGCGATGCCACAAGCTGTGCAAGTCACACCTGAAGAGCGTGAAGCCATAGAACGGGTATGTCATCTGTTACGTAAAGGCTGACTTGGATGTGTTCACTATTCTCTGTAATCATGGATTATTTAGCTATCTTCCCCACTGCCTCTGGAAATGCTTTCATTTCCTTGGACTTTATCTGAGTTATGAAATATGCATCACTTCTTTCTTTTAGGCAATGGTTTTACTTTTAGATGATTAATAAACTCAAATTTGTTGCATTGATCTTGTGCCTACAAATACTTTTGTAGTCTCCTTATTCTCTTGTTCATTCCCCATCTCTTGCAGCTTGAAGCAATGGGGTTTGACCGTGCAACTGTGCTCCAAGTGTTCTTTGCGTGCAACAAGAATGAGGAACTTGCAGCCAACTACCTTTTAGATCATATGCATGATTTTCAGGATTGAGTTGGTAAAGGAAATGACTAGGGGAAGTACAATTTCATTCTCTTTCGTTCTTTGGGTCCATTGTCATTCATGTTCCCCCTCCCGTCCCCCCAAAACTCTACCGACTTTATTCTTAAACAAGTGATGTAAGTGTTTGGTGTAGAGACAAGGAATGTGAAGATGttaacttcatttttttttcttttttctttttatttcaggACCCATTATTTATAACGTTATATACAAGTTTCTTTCTAAGCTTGTGCGTATTGTACTTTACATTTTATGCTATTATAAGCACTTGCGACGAGGAGCTGCACCCAACTTTCAAGTTCTTCGATCAATACTCTTAGAGGTCTAGACATGGAAAAGACTTAAGGCAGTATGACGCAGCCAAATTTTCCATAAGGCGAAGGTAAAAACAATGGACTAAGGAATCGTCGGGTGGTGAACTCACACTTTTGAAGTGACATTTTCTTGGGCCCATTTCCCCCAATTACTCCGTTGAGGTCTAACTCAAAAGTGAAAATGAACAGAATTTCATAATTGCTGGACAATATGACATTCCCAGGAGCAAAGGAGCAATAGATTCATGTTCAACATTGCGAAAACAACAGGATCCACTAGGTTCATACCTCGAAGGATCATAAAATATCGGGTTGAGAGAGGTGTCCACCCACATTTCTAAAGGAAGAACTTTAACTATGAAGGAAGACGAGCTTTCCAAATCAAATTCCAGAGAGTTAGTTGACTACCCGGGGAAATGTCAATAGAGGGAGTACTAAATGCTAGGATGAAAGAATAAGCATTAGCCAAGGTAAAAGTTCCAGATTTCGTAAGCCCCCAACCAACAAAATTTGATCCCTAGAGTGCTTAAGAACACATCAATTAAATCTTGCGGGAATTGGACAAATATCGAATAAAAACCACTACGATCCTAGCTATTGCAGACTTGCTCGAAAGACCAAAACTCCTCCAATGGCAGCAGGGGGCCTTGTACAAGATTGCGGAGAGGGCCTTGTCTTGACCACTTATCACTAAAAAAATTcattgttctaccatccttaataaCCCATCTCATCTCTAGCTCAATGAAGTGGCGAATCTTCTTCAAAGAGGGTGTATTCTGTACAAGGTTTGGATTACTAGGGTCAGTGATGTATTTTGATATAAGGATTTTAGCCCAAAGGGTAGCCTTCTCCTGGATTAGTATCCAACCAAGCTTTACTAGCAAagcttgatttttaattattgcttTTGATATACCCAAACCTCCATAGGCTTTAGGTTGTACGACCAAATCCCACTTTAGAAGTTGTCCATGATTTGTATGATCATAACTTTCCTAAAGAAAGTTCTTGTTGATTCAGTCTAGCTGACTATGAATACTGGAGGGGAGTAAACAACACTGCATGTAATAGTTCTGGATGGAGGCCATTGTTGACTGGATAAGAACCAACCTTCCAAGGGATAGAAAATTTGGCTTTCCAATAGCTTAGCTTGTTATGGAATTTATCAACAATAAAATCATAGTCATGTTTAGTGACTCTCTTCATGTGCATAAAGAACCCAAGATATTTCACTAAAGCATTGGATATGCTTTTTCTAGAGTCCGCACATTTAGGGGAAAAAGCCACTTGGGATTTCTCAAAGTTTATAGTTCGTCTAGATTCTACCATGAATAGCTAAATGATCCTTTGGATAGAGGATACCGGTGTAGCATAATTTTTTTGCCAACAAAATGATATCATATGCAAATAATAAGTGAGAGAACCAGGGTACACTCCTAGAGGGTCGGATAGGAGACCAAACTTGTTGATCCACCACTCTTGAAATTAACAAGCTAAGGAATTCcatgcataaaataaatatataaggggAGACTGGGTCACCTTATCGGATTCCTCTAGATGGTTTGAAGCTAttcaattttgatatgtttaacaGCACCGAGGTGGATGTCGTCGAAATACAACTCATTATCAACTTGACCCAACTAGGGGGAAACCAAAGAATATAAGAACTTTATGAATAAAGCTCTATTGTAGCTTATCGTAAGATTTTTCTAGATCTAATTTAATAGTCATAAGATCTTTTTCCCATTACAATGAGAAAGGGAATGGCAAATTTCCTGCACTATCATTGTATTATCCGAAGATAAGCACTTAGGGAGAAAATTGCCTTGGACCGAGGATGTAATGTCATTGAGGATGGGTTGAAGACTCATAACAAGGATCTTCGTGATAATTTTGTAGAAAGTATTGCATAAGCTTATTGGTCAGAATTGTGAGATCGAAGCAACTTCCCTAGATTTGTGAGTAAGCGCGATTGAGGTTTTGTTTAGCTCATTGGGGATCGTAGAGTTATAAAACACCATCACATCGTTGTGATGTGGGAAGACTCCTCGTCACGATGTCACCACCGTGAAAATCCTTCCCATCTTCATCGCATCATCGTGATGAGAGAAATCTTCTCGTCACGACGTCAAGAGTATTTCTGGCCTTGGCAGCTTCGTTGCTCTATCAAACTGCCTTGTCTCGTGGCCCGATGATCATCCCTTGAATTCTTGGACCTGAATTGAcatcctacacactcaattagCCCATTATTCACTTACGAGGCCAAAGTCGGTCTTATGAGTCAtcgaaataaaagaaaatgcgtaaaaatacttttttattaatatttagtttCTAACCTAGTAATActgaaaatgcaataattaattataagacgcctagaaaacaagctcgttaAATGTAGAAATGACCCAAACTAAATACTACATTTGAAGCCAGGTCACatacccccacacttaagtcctTGTCTTCAAGcaagcaaaacaaaaataaaaaacaaaacaaattgaaaatgaaaactaaacatGCAAGAAAAGAAAGTGCACTTGAACTAGCTTAATGCAGGAAATTGGGCAGAAATGTATTAAAAAGATAatgtaaataaacatataattctaGCATGATACACAATTGACTCGcaatttctaaaattagacAGATTAGTTCattaaattacaaatcaaataaataaaagaatattaagtaTAGGtatccatcaaaataaatatataaatatacaattatgTTCAAATGAATACAAgtggtaaaaatatcaaaacttggCACGACTGCCATCCATATAGAGTACTActtaggtcacataggactttttggCTTGTAACATTTTGCGGCTTAAGTTGGTTTGGAATTCAAGGAACAGACTTGACAAAATGGCTAAGCACAAAACTAGTTTGACACATTGTATTGTCCCTGATACTCCCCTAATTTCGAATAATCTCACCACCTTATATCCACTTCCAGGGGCGaagctagaaatttttttagggggggccaaaatgaaattttaatttttaatagtctatatttttataattttcaaaggattaaatcaaatttttataattttaaagggccaaagtgaaattttacctttactaaattaaaattttaaaaatttctaaaggacctaaatagtaattttctattttagaagGGTCGGGGCACCTGCCAGCCCCCTAGATTCGCTTTTTTCaacttctctcaccttccttttCTCTTCATCATTAATGCCCCGTATAGTATTCATGAGTACAATCATTCAagcttgaaataaattttttttcttttcatcgaGATTTTTTGGATTGGcatttttccttattttgtAC
The nucleotide sequence above comes from Gossypium raimondii isolate GPD5lz chromosome 13, ASM2569854v1, whole genome shotgun sequence. Encoded proteins:
- the LOC105782105 gene encoding ubiquitin receptor RAD23c isoform X2 → MKVSVKTLKGTHFDIEVKPEDAVADVKKNIETVQGADVYPAAQQMLIFKGKVLKDDTTLAENSVNENSFIVIMLTKNKGASGECSTASTAPTKKAPEASSLPTATVPASTAPVVTSAAAAPPAESAPVASSTPLSDSDVYGQTASNLVAGSNFEGTIQQILDMGGGTWDRDTVVRALRAAYNNPERAVEYLYSGIPEQADATPVAHAPVVGQTTSPAEPPQQPAQMAAIPTSGPNSNPLDLFPQGLPNMGASGAGAGSLDFLRNSPQFQALRAMVQANPQILQPMLQELGKQNPNLVRLIQEHQGDFLRLINEPAEGGEGNILGQLAEAMPQAVQVTPEEREAIERLEAMGFDRATVLQVFFACNKNEELAANYLLDHMHDFQD